The Litchfieldia alkalitelluris genome has a window encoding:
- the sigH gene encoding RNA polymerase sporulation sigma factor SigH has product MISNFNGKVNTVYERLEDEEVVELVHSGESDALDYLINKYKNFVRAKARSYFLIGADREDIVQEGMIGLYKAIRDFKEDKLTSFKAFAELCITRQIITAIKTATRQKHIPLNSYVSLDKPIYDEESDRTLMDVISGAKILDPEELFINQEKFDDIEVKMAELLSDLERKVLALYLDGRSYQEISEDLNRHVKSIDNALQRVKRKLERYLEIREISL; this is encoded by the coding sequence GTGATTTCAAACTTCAATGGAAAAGTCAACACAGTGTATGAACGATTAGAAGATGAAGAAGTTGTAGAACTAGTTCATTCTGGTGAAAGTGATGCGCTCGATTACCTTATTAACAAGTATAAAAATTTCGTTCGTGCAAAAGCTCGTTCTTATTTTCTTATAGGAGCAGACCGAGAGGATATTGTTCAAGAGGGTATGATTGGACTTTATAAAGCGATTCGTGACTTTAAAGAGGACAAGCTTACCTCATTTAAGGCATTTGCAGAACTCTGCATTACTAGACAAATTATAACTGCGATTAAAACAGCTACAAGACAAAAGCATATTCCGCTAAATTCTTATGTTTCTCTAGATAAACCAATCTATGATGAGGAATCAGATCGAACCTTGATGGATGTGATTTCTGGAGCAAAAATATTGGATCCGGAAGAACTATTTATTAACCAAGAAAAGTTTGACGATATTGAAGTTAAAATGGCAGAGCTTTTAAGTGACTTAGAGAGGAAAGTTCTGGCACTTTATCTCGATGGACGATCATATCAGGAGATATCTGAGGATTTAAATAGGCATGTCAAATCCATTGATAATGCATTGCAGCGAGTAAAACGAAAGCTTGAACGCTACCTGGAGATTAGAGAAATTAGCTTATAA
- the rplA gene encoding 50S ribosomal protein L1 → MAKRGKKYVEAAKLVDRTSVYSVAEAIELVKKTSTAKFDATVEVAFRLGVDPKKADQQIRGAVVLPNGTGKTQKVLVFAKGEKAKEAEAAGADYVGDTDYIAKITQGWFDFDVIVATPDMMGEVGKLGRVLGPKGLMPNPKTGTVTFDVDKAVKEIKAGKVEYRVDKSSNIHVPIGKISFDDQKLIENFTTIYETMLKVKPAAAKGTYMKNVAVSSTMGPGVKVDASTFVAVK, encoded by the coding sequence ATGGCTAAAAGAGGTAAAAAGTACGTTGAAGCTGCTAAATTAGTAGATCGTACAAGTGTTTATTCAGTTGCTGAAGCAATTGAATTAGTAAAGAAAACAAGCACTGCTAAATTTGATGCTACTGTTGAAGTTGCATTCCGTTTAGGAGTTGACCCTAAGAAAGCTGACCAACAAATCCGTGGAGCAGTTGTACTTCCAAATGGTACAGGTAAAACTCAAAAGGTTTTAGTATTTGCTAAAGGTGAGAAAGCGAAAGAAGCAGAAGCTGCTGGAGCTGACTATGTTGGTGATACTGACTATATCGCAAAAATCACTCAAGGTTGGTTTGACTTTGATGTAATCGTAGCTACACCTGACATGATGGGTGAAGTTGGTAAACTTGGTCGTGTGTTAGGACCAAAAGGTTTAATGCCAAACCCTAAAACTGGAACAGTTACTTTTGATGTAGATAAAGCTGTTAAAGAAATCAAAGCTGGTAAGGTTGAATACCGCGTTGATAAATCTTCTAACATCCATGTTCCAATCGGAAAAATCTCATTTGATGATCAAAAATTAATTGAGAACTTCACAACTATTTATGAAACTATGTTAAAGGTTAAACCAGCAGCTGCAAAAGGAACTTACATGAAGAACGTCGCTGTTTCTTCTACAATGGGTCCTGGAGTAAAAGTTGATGCTTCTACTTTCGTAGCAGTTAAATAA
- the rlmB gene encoding 23S rRNA (guanosine(2251)-2'-O)-methyltransferase RlmB — translation MASDFIIGRNPVSEALKSEREINKILIAEGSQKGSMSVIINLANDKGVLLQFVPKKKIDQMVEGNHQGVIAQVAAYEYAEIEDLFKLAEEKGEKPFFLLLDELEDPHNLGSILRTADASGAHGVIIPKRRAVGLTATVAKASTGAIEYIPVARVTNLARTIDELKERGVWVIGTDASGKDDYRNIDGEMPLALVIGSEGKGIGRLIKDKCDFLIRLPMKGKVTSLNASVAASLLMYEVFRKRNPLGD, via the coding sequence GTGGCATCAGATTTTATTATTGGAAGAAATCCTGTAAGTGAAGCCCTTAAATCCGAAAGAGAAATTAACAAAATCTTAATTGCAGAAGGCTCACAAAAAGGCTCAATGAGCGTTATTATCAATTTAGCAAACGACAAAGGTGTTTTACTTCAATTTGTTCCCAAAAAGAAAATAGATCAGATGGTTGAAGGAAACCACCAAGGTGTTATCGCACAAGTCGCAGCATACGAATATGCGGAAATAGAGGATTTATTTAAACTTGCTGAAGAAAAGGGGGAAAAGCCTTTCTTTCTTTTACTAGATGAACTAGAAGATCCTCATAATTTGGGATCTATCTTACGGACAGCAGATGCTTCAGGTGCACATGGTGTCATCATTCCAAAAAGAAGAGCGGTTGGTTTAACGGCTACGGTTGCAAAAGCATCCACAGGAGCGATCGAATATATACCAGTTGCACGTGTGACAAACTTAGCAAGGACAATTGACGAGTTAAAAGAAAGAGGAGTTTGGGTAATTGGAACAGATGCATCAGGTAAGGATGACTATCGTAATATCGATGGAGAAATGCCTCTAGCACTTGTTATTGGTAGTGAAGGGAAGGGAATCGGAAGGCTGATAAAAGATAAATGTGACTTCTTAATTAGACTTCCAATGAAGGGTAAGGTTACATCGTTAAATGCATCTGTCGCAGCTAGTCTCTTAATGTATGAGGTATTTCGAAAACGAAACCCACTAGGTGACTAA
- the nusG gene encoding transcription termination/antitermination protein NusG, with amino-acid sequence MEKNWYVVHTYSGYENKVKANLEKRVESMAMQDKIFRVVVPEEEETEIKNGKKKVVKKKVFPGYVLVEIIMTDDSWYVVRNTPGVTGFVGSSGSGSKPTPLLPEEVTTLLKRMGVDEKQVEVDFELKETVRVNEGPFANFTGTIEDIDLDKHKVKVHVNMFGRETPVELDFAQIEKL; translated from the coding sequence ATGGAAAAAAATTGGTATGTTGTACATACGTATTCGGGCTATGAAAATAAAGTTAAGGCAAATCTTGAAAAGCGTGTAGAATCAATGGCTATGCAAGATAAGATCTTCCGAGTGGTTGTACCAGAAGAAGAAGAGACAGAGATTAAAAATGGCAAGAAAAAAGTTGTTAAGAAAAAAGTATTCCCTGGCTACGTCTTAGTTGAGATCATCATGACAGATGATTCATGGTATGTAGTTCGTAATACCCCAGGAGTAACAGGATTTGTTGGATCTTCTGGTTCTGGTTCAAAGCCTACCCCACTTTTGCCAGAAGAGGTTACTACATTGCTAAAGAGAATGGGTGTAGACGAAAAGCAAGTTGAAGTAGACTTTGAATTAAAAGAAACGGTTCGAGTGAACGAAGGTCCTTTTGCAAACTTTACAGGAACTATTGAAGATATTGATCTTGATAAGCATAAGGTCAAGGTTCATGTAAATATGTTTGGCCGTGAAACACCTGTTGAATTAGACTTTGCTCAAATTGAAAAACTCTAA
- the cysS gene encoding cysteine--tRNA ligase, whose product MSIQIYNTLTRKKELFKPLEENKVKMYVCGPTVYNYIHIGNARPAIVFDTVRRYFEFRGYDVNFVSNFTDVDDKLIKAANELGEDVPTIAERFINAYFEDVSALGCKKATVHPRVTESIDIIIDFIQALIEKGYAYEAGGDVYYRTKSFDGYGKLSHQSIDDLKVGARIEVGDKKEDALDFVLWKNAKPGEISWESPWGEGRPGWHIECSAMAKKYLGETIDIHAGGQDLAFPHHENEIAQSEAINEKTFANYWMHNGYINIDNEKMSKSLGNFILVHDIIKQHDPQLIRFFMLSVHYRHPINYNEELLESTKKGLDRIKTSYTNLLHRKESSSNLTTDDQEWFGKLANLREEFITVMDDDFNTANAISILFELSKQANYYLQSKNTASVVIEAFIKEFEELFNVLGLEISPENDLLDEEIEALIQKRIEARKNRDFALSDQIRDELKEKNVILEDTPQGTRWKRG is encoded by the coding sequence ATGTCCATTCAAATATATAACACACTTACTAGAAAAAAAGAATTGTTCAAACCATTAGAAGAAAATAAAGTTAAAATGTATGTATGTGGCCCAACTGTCTATAACTATATTCATATTGGGAATGCACGTCCTGCGATTGTTTTTGATACGGTGAGACGTTACTTTGAATTCCGCGGTTATGATGTGAATTTTGTCTCGAATTTTACCGATGTTGACGATAAGTTAATTAAAGCAGCGAATGAGCTAGGGGAGGATGTGCCAACGATCGCAGAGCGCTTCATTAATGCGTATTTTGAAGATGTTTCAGCATTAGGGTGCAAAAAAGCAACTGTCCACCCTAGAGTAACTGAAAGTATTGATATTATCATTGATTTCATTCAGGCTCTTATCGAAAAGGGATATGCCTATGAAGCGGGTGGTGACGTATATTACCGCACAAAATCGTTTGATGGCTATGGAAAATTGAGTCACCAATCAATTGATGATTTAAAGGTAGGAGCAAGAATTGAAGTTGGTGATAAAAAAGAGGATGCCCTAGATTTTGTTTTATGGAAAAATGCGAAACCAGGAGAAATTTCTTGGGAAAGTCCTTGGGGAGAGGGTCGACCTGGCTGGCATATTGAGTGTTCTGCAATGGCTAAAAAGTACTTGGGTGAAACCATTGATATTCATGCAGGTGGCCAAGATTTAGCATTCCCTCACCATGAAAATGAAATTGCCCAATCAGAAGCGATAAACGAAAAGACCTTTGCTAATTATTGGATGCACAATGGGTATATTAATATTGATAATGAAAAAATGTCAAAATCACTAGGTAATTTCATTCTAGTACATGACATTATTAAGCAGCATGACCCGCAGTTAATTCGATTCTTTATGCTTTCAGTCCACTATAGACATCCAATTAACTATAATGAGGAATTACTTGAAAGTACGAAAAAAGGGTTAGATCGAATCAAAACATCTTACACAAACTTACTTCATAGAAAAGAAAGTAGTTCAAATTTAACAACAGATGATCAAGAATGGTTTGGAAAATTAGCTAATTTAAGAGAAGAGTTTATTACTGTAATGGATGATGATTTTAATACAGCTAATGCGATTTCAATACTTTTTGAGTTATCTAAACAAGCAAATTACTACCTTCAATCAAAAAATACAGCGAGCGTTGTGATCGAGGCTTTTATCAAGGAATTTGAAGAACTGTTTAATGTGTTAGGATTAGAGATAAGCCCTGAGAACGATTTACTAGATGAAGAAATTGAAGCTCTAATTCAAAAACGTATTGAAGCACGAAAGAATCGAGATTTTGCTCTATCAGATCAAATCCGAGATGAATTGAAAGAAAAAAATGTGATTTTAGAGGACACTCCACAGGGAACCCGTTGGAAAAGAGGTTAA
- a CDS encoding Mini-ribonuclease 3, producing MLLDTSNIDAKQLNSLALAYMGDAVYEKYVRHHLLSKGTVRPNDLHKIAKRFVSAKAQSSILHHLIEREFFTEEEQGVLRRGRNAKSGTVPKNTDVQTYRYSTSFEALMGYYHLTQNVDRLEEIIEAAFEFIDQ from the coding sequence ATGCTACTAGACACATCAAACATTGATGCCAAACAATTAAATAGTCTAGCTTTAGCTTATATGGGAGATGCGGTTTATGAAAAGTATGTCCGTCACCATCTACTTTCTAAAGGGACAGTAAGACCTAATGATTTGCATAAAATAGCCAAACGGTTTGTATCTGCTAAAGCACAAAGCTCTATATTACATCATTTAATCGAGCGTGAATTTTTTACTGAGGAAGAACAAGGGGTTTTGCGCAGAGGCCGAAACGCTAAAAGCGGAACCGTTCCAAAGAATACAGACGTCCAAACCTATAGATACAGTACATCTTTTGAAGCGTTGATGGGTTACTACCACCTAACACAGAATGTAGACAGATTAGAAGAAATCATAGAAGCTGCATTTGAATTTATTGATCAATAA
- the cysE gene encoding serine O-acetyltransferase has product MFRRMKEDIEVVFEQDPAARTHLEVILTYSGLHAIWFHRLAHGFYKKNLFFLARFISQVSRFFTGIEIHPGAKIGKRFFIDHGMGVVIGETCEIGDNVTVFQGVTLGGTGKEKGKRHPTIKDNALIATGAKVLGSITIGENSKVGAGAVVLNDVPPNSTVVGIKGRVVIQNGVRINKLNHCDVPDPISDRMKELELELSQLKAELKKGEAKNVHSNI; this is encoded by the coding sequence ATGTTTCGTAGAATGAAGGAAGATATTGAGGTTGTGTTCGAACAAGACCCTGCAGCAAGGACTCATCTTGAGGTAATTCTTACTTACTCAGGATTACATGCGATTTGGTTTCATCGACTAGCGCATGGTTTTTATAAGAAAAATTTATTTTTCCTAGCAAGGTTTATCTCTCAGGTTAGTAGATTTTTTACTGGAATAGAAATTCACCCCGGAGCAAAGATAGGAAAACGTTTTTTTATAGACCATGGCATGGGAGTAGTAATTGGGGAAACTTGTGAAATTGGAGATAATGTTACTGTATTTCAAGGGGTAACCTTAGGAGGAACAGGAAAAGAAAAGGGTAAGAGACATCCAACAATAAAGGATAATGCACTGATAGCAACTGGAGCTAAAGTGTTAGGGTCTATTACGATTGGCGAAAATTCAAAGGTTGGAGCAGGAGCAGTAGTACTAAATGATGTGCCGCCCAATTCAACTGTTGTAGGTATTAAGGGAAGAGTGGTTATTCAGAATGGAGTAAGAATTAATAAACTAAACCATTGTGATGTTCCAGACCCAATCTCAGACCGAATGAAAGAACTTGAGCTTGAACTAAGTCAATTAAAAGCTGAGCTTAAGAAAGGGGAAGCAAAAAATGTCCATTCAAATATATAA
- the rpmG gene encoding 50S ribosomal protein L33: MRKKIVLACVDCGSRNYTTMKNTESANERLEIKKFCKTCNNHTVHRETK, from the coding sequence ATGCGAAAGAAGATTGTATTAGCTTGTGTTGATTGCGGTAGTCGAAACTATACGACAATGAAAAACACTGAAAGTGCCAATGAGCGCCTTGAAATAAAAAAGTTTTGCAAAACATGTAATAACCATACTGTACACCGTGAGACTAAATAG
- the rplK gene encoding 50S ribosomal protein L11: protein MAKKVIKMVKLQIPAGKANPAPPVGPALGQAGVNIMGFCKEFNARTAEQAGLIIPVEITVFEDRSFTFITKTPPAAVLLKKAAGIESGSGEPNRNKVATVKRDKVREIAETKMPDLNAASVESAMRMVEGTARSMGIVIED, encoded by the coding sequence GTGGCTAAAAAAGTAATTAAAATGGTTAAATTACAAATCCCTGCTGGAAAAGCTAACCCAGCGCCGCCAGTTGGACCAGCACTAGGTCAAGCAGGTGTTAACATCATGGGATTCTGTAAAGAATTTAACGCACGTACAGCTGAGCAAGCTGGATTGATCATCCCTGTTGAAATCACGGTATTTGAGGACCGTTCATTTACATTTATTACGAAAACTCCTCCTGCTGCAGTTCTTTTAAAGAAAGCAGCTGGTATCGAGTCGGGTTCTGGTGAACCAAACCGTAATAAAGTAGCGACAGTTAAGCGTGACAAAGTACGCGAAATCGCAGAAACAAAAATGCCTGACTTAAATGCGGCAAGTGTTGAATCTGCAATGCGTATGGTTGAAGGAACAGCACGCAGCATGGGAATTGTTATCGAAGACTAA
- the secE gene encoding preprotein translocase subunit SecE: MQRLVKFFRSVAREMKKVSWPKRKELTRYTIVVLSTITFVTVFFALIDTGISEIIRLVLE; the protein is encoded by the coding sequence ATGCAGCGTCTAGTAAAGTTTTTCCGAAGTGTTGCCCGTGAAATGAAAAAAGTCAGCTGGCCGAAAAGAAAAGAATTAACTCGTTATACAATTGTTGTACTATCTACAATTACGTTTGTTACTGTGTTTTTCGCATTAATTGATACGGGTATTTCTGAAATTATTCGTTTAGTACTTGAATAA
- a CDS encoding NYN domain-containing protein, with the protein MDILIVDGYNIIGAWPDLRKLKTIDFSQARNVLIEKMAEYQAYTGYRVIIVFDAHLRQGTEKKSKNHKVEVIFTRENETADERIEKLAQELSDRRTQIHVATSDYTEQWAIFGQGALRKSARELLTEMGLIEKGIEKKVQKTYQKKSSSKIPLTDEVAEIFEKWRRGEK; encoded by the coding sequence ATGGATATCCTCATTGTTGATGGATATAACATTATTGGAGCTTGGCCAGATTTGCGGAAATTAAAAACCATAGACTTTTCACAGGCACGAAACGTACTGATTGAAAAAATGGCAGAATACCAAGCTTATACTGGTTACAGAGTCATTATCGTATTTGATGCCCACCTCAGACAGGGAACGGAAAAGAAAAGTAAAAATCACAAAGTTGAAGTGATTTTTACAAGAGAGAACGAAACAGCAGATGAACGAATTGAAAAATTGGCCCAAGAACTTAGTGATCGGCGTACTCAAATTCATGTTGCTACATCCGATTACACAGAGCAATGGGCAATTTTTGGACAAGGTGCCTTACGTAAATCAGCGCGTGAGCTCTTGACAGAAATGGGACTAATTGAAAAAGGAATTGAAAAGAAGGTCCAAAAAACCTACCAAAAAAAAAGCTCTTCCAAAATTCCTCTTACTGATGAAGTGGCTGAAATTTTTGAAAAATGGCGCCGTGGAGAAAAGTGA